The Rhodococcus sp. ABRD24 genome contains the following window.
AGGTGCGGCGGTACTACATCGGCTTCGGGCCCAAGATCTTCTCGTTCCGCCGCGGCGAGACCGAGTTCGGCCTCAAGGCGATCCCTGCGGGCGGGTTCTGCGACATCGCCGGCATGACCGCGATCGACGAGCTCGCGCCCGACGAGGTCGATCGGGCGATGTACAAGCAGAAGGCGTGGAAGCGGATCGTCGTGATGTCCGGTGGCATCGCGATGAACTTCGCACTCGGATTGGTGCTGGTGTTCATCCTGGCGGTCGGGTGGGGCTTGCCGAATCTGAACCGGCCGCCCGAGACAGCGCTTGGGCTGATGAGTTGCACTCCGGCTGCGCAGAACGCCGACGGCACCGGCGTGCCGTGTGACGGCGAGGGGCCGGCCCAGCAGGCCGGGCTGCAGCGCGGCGACGTGGTGACTGCGGTCGGTGGTGTGCCGGTAGCCACCTGGGACCAGTTTCAGGCGCAGACGCAGGCGCAGACAGGCCCGACGGAGTTCACGATCGAGCGGGGCGGCGTCGAGATGACCGTGACTGTTGTTCCGCAGCAGGTGCAGCGGAACGTGACGGATTCGGTGACCGGGCAGAAGACGGAGCGCACGGTCGGTGCAATCGGTGTCGGCCAGGACTTCTACGAGCCGGTGCAATACAACGCGCTGTCGGCGATCCCCGCGTCGGTTGCGTTCACGAGTGACATGTTCGTGATGACTGCGGAACGTCTGGTGCAGATGCCGAGCAAGGTGAACGACCTGTGGCACTCGGTGACCGGCGGGGAGCGCGACGAGGACACCCCGATCAGCGTCGTCGGCGCCTCTGTCATCGGCGGCCAGGTGGCCGAACGTGGGCTCTGGGAAGTGTTCATCGTGCTGCTGGCAAGCCTGAACTTCTTCCTCGGCATGTTCAACCTGCTCCCGCTGCTCCCGCTCGACGGCGGGCATATCGCGGTGACGATCTACGAGAAGATCAGGAATTCGATCCGTCGGTTGCGCGGCATGGCAGCGGGCGCCCCCGTCGACTACATGAAGCTGATGCCGATCACCTGGGTGTTCGTGGTCATCGGCGGCGCCTTCATGCTGCTGACCCTGACCGCGGACATCGTGAACCCGATCCAACTCTTCCCCTGATCCGACAAGCGCGTGGACCCGGTTGCGCCGGTTCTCGAACGATAGACTTGCCCAGTAGCAACGAAAGAAGGCGAATCGTGACCAGCCCCGTCGGTTTGGGCATGCCCGGTGCTCCCAGCGAAACCCCCGTTCTCGCACCCCGCCGCAAGACGCGCCAGTTGATGGTGGGCGGCGTCGGAGTGGGGAGCGACTACCCGGTATCGGTGCAGTCGATGTGCACCACCAAGACCCATGACATCAATGCGACGTTGCAACAGATCGCCGAACTGACGGCCTCCGGCTGCGATATCGTCCGCGTCGCGTGCCCGCGGCAGGAGGACGCCGACGCGCTCGCGACGATCGCGAGGAAGAGCCAGATCCCGGTGATCGCGGACATCCACTTCCAGCCGCGGTACATCTTCGCCGCGATCGACGCAGGCTGCGCCGCGGTCCGCGTCAACCCCGGCAACATCAAGGAGTTCGACGGCCGCGTCAAGGAGGTCGCCAAAGCGGCCGGCGACGCCGGTATCCCGATTCGCATCGGCGTCAACGCGGGTTCCCTCGATCCGCGTCTGATGCAGAAGTACGGCAAGGCGACCCCGGAGGCGCTCGTCGAGTCGGCGCTGTGGGAGGCGGGCCTGTTCGAGGAGCACGGCTACGGCGACATCAAGATCTCGGTCAAGCACAACGATCCGGTGATCATGGTCGAGGCCTACCGGCAGCTCGCGGCGCAGTGCGACTACCCGCTGCACCTCGGGGTGACCGAGGCGGGGCCGGCGTTCCAGGGCACCGTCAAGTCGGCCGTCGCGTTCGGGGCCCTGCTGTCCGAGGGCATCGGCGACACCATCCGCGTCTCGTTGTCCGCGCCGCCGGCGGAGGAGATCAAGGTCGGCGCT
Protein-coding sequences here:
- a CDS encoding site-2 protease family protein yields the protein MVFVIGVVAFALGITLSIALHEAGHMWTAKALGMKVRRYYIGFGPKIFSFRRGETEFGLKAIPAGGFCDIAGMTAIDELAPDEVDRAMYKQKAWKRIVVMSGGIAMNFALGLVLVFILAVGWGLPNLNRPPETALGLMSCTPAAQNADGTGVPCDGEGPAQQAGLQRGDVVTAVGGVPVATWDQFQAQTQAQTGPTEFTIERGGVEMTVTVVPQQVQRNVTDSVTGQKTERTVGAIGVGQDFYEPVQYNALSAIPASVAFTSDMFVMTAERLVQMPSKVNDLWHSVTGGERDEDTPISVVGASVIGGQVAERGLWEVFIVLLASLNFFLGMFNLLPLLPLDGGHIAVTIYEKIRNSIRRLRGMAAGAPVDYMKLMPITWVFVVIGGAFMLLTLTADIVNPIQLFP
- the ispG gene encoding flavodoxin-dependent (E)-4-hydroxy-3-methylbut-2-enyl-diphosphate synthase, producing the protein MTSPVGLGMPGAPSETPVLAPRRKTRQLMVGGVGVGSDYPVSVQSMCTTKTHDINATLQQIAELTASGCDIVRVACPRQEDADALATIARKSQIPVIADIHFQPRYIFAAIDAGCAAVRVNPGNIKEFDGRVKEVAKAAGDAGIPIRIGVNAGSLDPRLMQKYGKATPEALVESALWEAGLFEEHGYGDIKISVKHNDPVIMVEAYRQLAAQCDYPLHLGVTEAGPAFQGTVKSAVAFGALLSEGIGDTIRVSLSAPPAEEIKVGAQILQSLNLRPRKLEIVSCPSCGRAQVDVYTLANEVSAGLEGMEVPLRVAVMGCVVNGPGEAREADLGVASGNGKGQIFVKGKVIKTVPEAQIVETLIEEAMRIAEEMEGGETAGAPVVTVS